The region CCCCGCGGGGACGCCGAACACCCCTCCGCTGGAGAAGTTCGTCGACCCGCTGCCCAGACCGATGACAGCCATCTCGGATCCTTCCGTCTATCCGGGCGCCGACTACTACGAGGTCACGATGCGGCAGGGCTCGTGGCAATTCCACCGGGATCTCGCGCCGTCACCCGCGTGGGGTTACTGGGCCACGAACCCGCACGATCCTCACAGTCCGATCGGCATGGGCTATCTCGGGCCGACCTTCAGCGTGACCGTGGACCACCCGACGGTCGTCAAGTGGCGCAACGAGCTGCCGACCACCCACATGTTCCAGCACGTGATCGACATGATTCGCGAGAAGAAGCCCGTCGTCGCCCCGATCCCTCCGCCTCCCTACAAGTACGTCCCGCAGTTCCCCGATGACATCAACGTGTGGAACGTCGTACACCAGCACGGCGGTTACACAGCACCCCAGTCCGACGGCCTGCCGCTGCAGTCGTTCAGCCCGAAGGGCTTCCATGCCGAGGGCTACACCACCCTGGACCCGAGCCGGGCCAAACCCAACGAGGCGATCTACGGCTACACCAACCACGACCATGCGTGCATGCTCTGGTATCACGATCACGCCATGGGGATGAGCGCTCTCAACGTCTATGCGGGCCTTGCCGGTCTCTACCTCATTCGTGACCCCGCCGACGAGCGGCTCGGGCTGCCGCGAGGCGAATTCGAGGTCCCCCTCATCCTGCAGGACCGGACCTTCAACGCGAACGGCTCGCTCGCCTACACGATGACCGACAGGGAAGGCGAGGACACCCCGGTCGTCAACGGGAAGGCATACCCCTACCTTGACGTCGAACCGCGACGCTACCGGCTGCGCATTCTCAACGCTTCGAACGAGCGTTTCTGGCGGCTGAGGTTCGACGTAGACCCCAGAAACGCACTTCTTGAGCCCCCACTGCCGTTCTGGCTGATCGGCACCGACGGCGGCTTCCGCGCCCCGTTGCAAATGCTGGACTTCCTCATCAGTCCAGCCGAGCGGTACGACCTGATCGTCGACTTCAGTCAGGTGCGCCCGGGCACGAAGGTCAAATTGACGAACTACCCGGGAACGCAGGTCCACTTCCCCGGCATCCCCGGCTGCGGACCGGAAATCGCAGACATCATGCAATTCCGGGTCACCAAGCAATTGTCCGGAGGTGGGGACAGGACGACTCCGCCCGAGAAACTCAGGCTGAAGGCGGTCGCACCCATCAAGCCGAAACCGCAAACCCGTCGGCGGGAATGGGTCGTGTACCAGCACGAGCTCTACAGGACGATGACGTTCAACGCGGTGCCATACATGGAGCCGTCGCAGGACTTCATCAACGAGGGCTCGACCGAGATCTGGGAGTACATCAATCCCAACCACGACGCCCACCCGATGCATGTCCACCTCGTCAACTTCCAGGTGCTGAACAGGCAGCCGATCGACGCGGCCGCCTACCAGAAGGATTACGACAAGTGGATCTACGGTGGCCGCAAACCAAAGGACCACCCGGTGTTGGCCAACTACTTCACCGGCCCACCGATTCCGCCGGACCCGGACGAAACGCTGTCCTACAAGGACACGGTCAAGGCCCCTGCGCAGATGGTGACCAGAATCATCATTCAGGAATTCATCCCGCCGAAGGACGAGATCGCGTCGATTCCGGACAGTGGCGCCGAGCTCCCGGCGACGTACATCCACCACTGCCACCTCCTCGAACACGAAGACGACGACCTGATGCGTCCGTGGACGATCGTCGGCCCCGACGGCGACCACCACAACAGCGGCCACGGCGGTGGCGGCCACAGCCACTGACGGGATCGATCGACCCGCGTGTGCCGGTCCGCGCCCAAGGGACCCGGACCGGCACTACTGAGGAACAGGCCGAGGAGTGCGGGAAGTTCACCGGCACTTCTCCCCGCGCTTCCGTGACCTCCTCAACGTGCCTGGCCGCTACAGCTTCACCCCGTCCGCCCCGTGCGGTCGAGGGTGGCGACCTCGCGTACGGCCTCGGCGATGGACGGGAAGTCCTTCTTGAGAATCGCACCGTGGTTGCCGGCGACCTTCGCACCGATCTGGATGTTCGGGTTGCGGGCGGTCACCGTGTCGAGGCCGGTGCGGATCCGTTCCTGCTCGTCACCGCGGCTTCCGAAGGACGCCCCCGAAGCGACGACGTACCGCACCGGGACGGTGATGTCGTCCAGTACGGGGCCCAGTTCGCGCTCGCGGGAGAGCCTGCCGAGCTCGATGTTGCTGTTCGCCTGCTGTGCGGCGGTCATCCGCGGGGCCAGGCCCGTCGGGCGCAGCAGCGGCAGGAACCAGCCCATCCGTCGGAACAGCTTGCGGATGCGCTGTTCCATGGCGTCGTCGAGCCAGTCGTAGGGGAACGCGCCGTCGACCAGGACCGCACCCAGGGCACGTTCCGGATTCCGGCTGGTCCAGTGGGCTCCGACGACCGCCCCGTAGGACCAGCCCACCACCAGGGCCCGGTCCACGCCCCTGGCCGCGAGAACGGCATCGACGTCCCGGACGGCTGCCTCGAAGGAATAGTCCGCCGAGCGTTTCGATCTGCCGCGGGCCCGTTCGTCGTAGGTGATGTGCCGCCACCCTGTGCCCAGTTCGGCGATGACCCGTCGCCAGTACCCCTGAGTGGCGAACTGGCCATTGAGGTAGACCACCGGGATGCCGGGTCCGCCGGTGTCGGTGACGGCCAGGGCCGTGTCGTCGACCGACACCATGCCGGTCCACTTCGAACCGGTCGAGGAAGTGGTGTTCTTCGTCATGTGTTCCCCCTTGGCTGGTTCTGGTTCTGGGATCTGGTTCTGGTTCGGTTCGTTCAGAGGCTGCGGGCGGTGATGTCGCCGCGGGAGGTGGTGGCTCGGATGTCGAGTTCGGTGGTGCCGTCGTTCTTGAGGGCGTTGCTGATGCGGCCGTAGGCGGTGTCGGCGTCCAGGGTGGCGGAGACACCGGCGGCGGCGCCGACCGAGATGTCGCCGGACTGGGTACGGAGTTCGACCGTGCCGCGCGCGGCCTCGGTGATGCGGATGTCGCCCCGTGCGGTGCTGATCTCCGCGGAGCCGCCGAGCCGGCCGATCTCGATGTCGCCGTCGGTCGCGGTGAGACGGACACGCGCGGCCTCGTCGATCTTGATCTGGCGGTACGCGCCGTCGAAGGCGATGTCGCCGAGGCGTCCGACGACGCGGAGCTCGGCGCCGGCGGTCTTGGCCTCGATTCGGGAGCCGGCGGGCAGCTGGACGGTGACCTCCAGGGATCCGGAGGGGCCGAAGAGCTGGTTGCTGGGGGTCGGGGTCGTGATGCGCAGGACGCCGTCGGTGTAGGTGACTTCCGTCTGCTCGGCGGTCTTGGTGTCGCGGCTCTTGGAGGGGTCGGCGGGCAGGACCTCGACGGTGGTGTCGGCGCGGTCCGCGGCGATGAACTGGATGCGTCCGGCGGGGATGTCCAGGACGGCGGAGATCGGGGCGGGGGTGTGGAACTTCTGCATCGTGTTCTCCTGTACTCGCTCGTTGTTTCTGACATCGGAAACGCTACGTTGCTTTCCATGTTCCGGCAACGAGCTTGTTGCGCAGAATCGGCATCTATGCAGGTGAAGTCCAGGAAACTGTTGCAACGGTCTTGAAGGTAACGCAACGGTGACTGCCTTGATCATTGCAATGGGTGTGATGTGAACGCTACAGTGGGGGGATCAGGGACCGCCGCGAAGGACCACCAAGGAGAATGCAATGCCAGGAGGCAGGCTCACCCAGCAGGAACGCCAGCAGATCGCGCTGGGGCTGGCCGACAGCCTCCCCTACGCCGAGATCGCCCGCCGCCTCGACCGCCCGACCTCGACGATCACGCGTGAGGTGATGCGCAACGGCGGCCCCACCGCCTACCGCGCCGACCTGGCCCACCGCGCCACCGAACGCCGCGCGCACCGGCGCAGGCCCGCCACCTCCCGAGGGCCGGAGTCCGTTGCCCAGCCGCATGGACGTGACGCCGAGGCCGTGGCCGAGTACGAGGAGACGTTCACCACCGTCCTCATGGCTTCGGGCCTGACCAAGATGACGGCCCGAGTGCTGACCTGCCTGTTCACCACCGACGCGGGCAGCCTCACCGCGTCCCAGCTCGCCCAGCGCCTCCAGGTCAGCCCGGCGTCCATCTCCAAAGCGATCGCGTTCCTGGAGAGCCAGAGCCTCGTCCGCCGGGAACGCGACGAACGCCGCCGCGACCGCTACGTCGTCGACGACGACGCCTGGTACGAGGCGACGATCGCCAGCGCCCGAGCCAATGACCAACTCGTCGAAACCGCACGCCAAGGCGTCGCCGTCCTCGGCCCCCACACCCCCGCCGCCACCCGCCTGGAGAACATCGCCCGCTTCCTCGACTTCATCAGCGAGAGCATCACCCGCGCCGCCGAACAGGCCCGAGAAGTCCTCCACACCAAACCCGAAGGCACCTCGAACGACACCGCCCAACCAGGTCCGGACCACGGATAGACAACCCTCTCGAGCGTCACAGCCATGAGACGAAGTCGGCTGCCTCCTCGGGGAAACATCTCCTCGAGGAAATATGAGGTTCCACCACGGCGGCCGTCCGCGACAGCACGCGGAAATCTCCGCGCAAAGCGCCCGCGCGACTCAAGTCGATACAGGGCCGCGAGACATCGCTCGCGGCCCTGTTGCGTGTCGGAGTTACGGCTGCTGCTGAGCCGGAGCGGGGCGAGCGCCAGCCGGGTGGCGGGCCTTGGAGACGGTCGAGGCTGCGTCGGATGCGGGCGCTGCCACCGTGCGCCACCACGGGGCTTGAGGCAATTCGCCGCCAGGTTCGAAGGGTTGACCCGGTATGGGCAGGGCAACCCGAGCACCTGCTTCAGCAGCGGCCGCGTACGTGCGCTCGGCGGGCTCCTCCCACGGATGCGGGGCCAGGTTGAAGGTGCCCCAGTGGATCGGAAGCAGCACGCCGTGCGGCTCGCCTCCGCCCAGGTCGAGATGGGCGCGGAGACCCTCCTCCGGTGTCATGTGGATGTCCGGCCAGAAGTCGCTGTAGGCGCCGATCTGCATCATCACCGCGTCGAACGGACCGTGCGCCGCCCCGATTTCGGCGAAGCCGGGAAAGTAGCCCGTGTCCCCACTGTGGAAGACCTGGTGCCTGGGACCGGTCACCACCCAGGATGCCCAGAGCGTGCGGCGGTGCAGGGCTCGTCCGCAGAAGTGCCGGGCGGGTGTGGCAGTCAGTGTCAGACCTGCGACCTGTGTCGACTCGTGCCAGTCCAGTTCCGTGATCCGTTCGGGTGCGACTCCCCAGCGCTCCAGGTGCGCCCCCACGCCCAGCGGGGCCGCGAACTGGGCGCCCGTGCCGGCGAGGGCGCGAATGGTGGGCATGTCCAGATGGTCGTAGTGGTCGTGGGAGATCACCACCACGTCCACGGGGCCGAGGTCCTCAAGGGGCAGCGGGACCGGGTGGAGTCGTCGGGGTCCCGCGAAGCCCACCGGTGAACAACGCTCGCCCCATACCGGGTCGAACAGCACCCTTGCGCCGTCGATCTCGGTGAGCACGGTGGAGTGCCCCGTCCAGGTCAGTCGCAGACCGGATTCCGGCGCCGCGTCGCGTTCCGTGAGAGCCGGTCGGTGCAGGGGGATCGCCGTGGCCGGCCTTCGACGGACGCGATCGGCCCGGTGGACGTTCGTCCGGGCCAAGTCGAGCGCGGAGCCGGAAGCCATGGTCAGGGTGGCCGTCGGGTTGCGGAAGCTGCCGTCGGCGTACTGAGGAGATGCCTGCATTCGCTCCAGTCGTGCACCGGTGGGGATGCCGCCGAAGGCGGCGGGGCGAAGCAACCGCCCGAGGCGCGGCAGAGGCATGAGAGGTCTCCGTAGTGATAGCCGGGTGGGCCGAGGCTGACACGAGACGCAAGTCGACCTGCCGCCTCGACGAACAGCCCTCGGGGTTTCCGCAGGATCTGCGCCCCTGAATGTAGTCACTGGAAACAATGATGTCAACGACAACAATGATGCCAGTGTCTACATCTTCTGGGCATGGCCCTTCGGCGACTGGAGCACTCCCGTCGGGCGGGGCGGGCGGTTGCCCAGCGCGGTGAGGATTCCTTTCCAGGGCACCGGCGAGGGGGAGCTCACGCTCCAGGCCGGTGGCGTTGAAGCCGGGACAGCAGCAGGTGACCGCGAGGCCCGGGAGGCGACCGTGACGATCCGGGCGGGTGCGGATGCCGTTCGCCTGTCATATTCGCCGAGGTACCTCACCCATCGAGAGCCGGGAGAGAACCCGGACACGGCCCCGAGGAGCGACTGGTCGAGCGGACTGCGGATCCTCGGTCTTCGGAGCGATGGGCGCCGAACAGCTGGGGAACTTGGACCAGTTGCTCGACGCCCTCCGGGCGGACCTGTCGCGGGGCGCTTGACCTGCCGCGACGGGACGGGGTCGAGAGCCCCCGTTCGGCGGGCTCCCGCCTCAGACTTGTGCCATGCCGCCGTCGACGCTCAGTTCCATGCCTGCGCAGAAGCTGCTCTCGTCGGATGCGAGGAAGACGGCGGCCGCGGCGACTTCCTCGGGACGTCCCATGCGTCCGAGCGGGATGACGGATGCGAAGGCCGCCTTGATCGCGTCGACGCCTTCCTCGGAGTCCGCCTGGCTGTCCATGATCGGGGTGTCGATCGGGCCGGGACCGAGGACGTTGACCCGGATGCCGCGGCCCTTGAGCTCCTTCGTCCAGGTGCGGGCGTAGGAGCGCAAGGCGGCTTTGGTGGCGCTGTAGGTGGTGTACCCCTCGACGCCGATGTGGCCCGCGATCGATCCGACGAGGATGACCGAACCGCCGTCGTTCATCAAGGGCAAGGCCTTCTGGGCGGTGAAGAGGGCGCCTCGGGCATTGACGTTGAAGGTGCGGTCGAAGCTCGCTTCGGTGATCCGGCCGAACATCTGCGGATCGACCAGACCCGAATTGGCGACGACGACGTCGATCTTCCCCGGTCGAGGTCGGCGGATACGCTGACGTCACCCTGGACGGTCGTGACGTTCCTGCCGATCGCGTCTTTCGCCTTGTCCAGTTCGGGCCGGCGCCGCCCGGTGATGAACACGAAGGCACCTTCCTCCACGAACTGTTGCGCGGTCGCAAATCCGATACCGCTACTGCCGCCGGTGACGACGGCGACCTTGCCGTCCAGCCTGTTCATGGCTGTGACCTTTCATGTGTGCGTCGTATCAGCTCTGGTGCCCGATCCCCGCACAAGGAGCGGGCGGGGTCAGATGGCGGTGCGGCCGCCGTCGACGGCGATCGTCGCGCCGGTGACATAGCCGGCCTTCGGCGAGACGAGGAAGGCGACGACCTCGGCGACCTCGGCGGGCTCGGCCGCGCGTTTCATCGCGGTGGTCTCGCCGAGGGCGTCGAACAGGTCGCGGGCCTCAGGCCGGGTGTAGACGGGACCGGGGGCAACGGTGTTGAAGCGGACGCCGCGGCCGCTGTACTCGGCCGTCCAGCCTTGCGTCAAGGATGCCAGCGCGGCCTTCGTCGCGCCGTACGCGGCACCGGTGGCCAGGCCGAGGCTGCCCGCCATGCTGCCGATATTGATCACGTTCCCCGATCCCCTCGCCGCCATCGCGGGGGCGAATGCCGCCACGAGGAAGAACGCCGCGCGGACGTTGCCGGCGAACATCGCGTCGTAGTCGGAGACCTTCATCTCCTCCGTCGGTGCCCAGACCGCGTGCCCGGCACCAGGACGTCGATCTCACCGGCCTCGGCGGCGAGCCGGTCGATGCCGACCGGGTCCTCGAGGTCCGCCTCGACGAACCGGGCGTGGCCGCCGTCCGCGGTGATCTCGTTGACGGTCTCGGCGCCGCGCTGGGCGTTGCGGCCGGTCACGACGACGGACATTCCGTCGGCGGCGAGCCGCTTGGCGATCGCCCGGCCGATGCCGGACGTGGCCCCGGTGACCAGGGCGGTGATGGGTTGCAGGTCGAGGTTGTCCTCACGCTCAGACATGGGATGCGCCTTCCAAAGATGTCATCCAGACCGGTCTGTCTGGCAACAATTCCAACCTAGACAGACCTGTCTGGATGCGTCAAGGGAGAGGGGCGCGAAAAGGGCGGCCAATTGAAGACAGACAGATCTGTCTGCTAATATTCACCCATGTCTGAGAAGGTGCTGTCCCCCCGGGAACGCAGCGTGGCCGCACGGGCGCGGCTGCTGGCCGCCGCCAACGAGCTGTTCTACGCCGAGGGAGTCCAGTCGGTCGGGATCGACCGCGTGATCGAGCGCGCCGGAGTCGCCAAGGCAACGCTGTACAGCGCCTTCGGCAGCAAGGACGGCCTGGTCCGCGCCTATCTCCAGGCACGGCACGCGGCAACCGCCGAGCGCATGGCACGCGAACTCGAGGCCCGCTACGACACCCCGAAAGAGCGCCTGGTCGGCGCGTTCGAGGTGCAGGGGCTGTCGTTCACCGAGCCGGGGTTCCGCGGCTGCGCGTTCATCAGCGCGAGTGCCGACGCGCCCCAGGGCGGTGTCGTCGAACAGGCAGCGCAGGACTACCGCACCTGGCTGCACGAGCTGTTCTTCGACCTCGCCCAGCAGGCAGGCGCCACGGACGCGAAGTCACTCGCCCACCAACTGGTCCTGCTCTATGACGGCGCCGGGATCAGCGCCTGGCTGGACCGCGACCCCAGCGCCGAGACAGCGGCCCGCATCGTGGCCGCGACCCTGGTCGAGGCCGCCATCCCGGACTGAGACCGACCGCCGGACGGCGACCGCGCCCACCTGTCGTCGTGGTGGCCCACCCCAGAAGGAGCCGCTCCCCCGCCGGGAGTGAGCCGGGCCGGGCCGACTCAGTCGCCGACGCCCGAGTCGACCTTGTGACCGTTGGCCGTCAAGGCGACGTCGATGTTGCCCCGGGTGGCGTTCGAGTAGGGACACACCTGATGTGCGGCCGCGACGATCTGCGCTGCCTGCTCGGGATCCGAGATCTGCGGCAGGGTCACGTGGAGCTCCACGGCAAGTGCGAAACCACGATCCTCGGTGGGCAGGAGGCTGACACGGCTCTCGATCGAAGCATCGCCGGTCTCGACCCTTTCGCGACGGCCCACCACGCCGAGCGCGCCCTCGAAGCAGGCCGCATAGCCCACAGCGAAGAGCTGTTCGGGGTTCGTGCCACCCCCGTCGCCGCCCATCTCCTTCGGCACACGGAGCTGGACGTCCAGGACTCCGTCCTGTGTGCGCCCGTGGCCGCTTACGCGGCCGCCGGTCACGGTTGCCTCCGCCGTGTAGAGAACTCGCGCCATCTCGATCTCCCTTCCGGACCCGCGGATTGCCCCGGCCCACGGCCGGGACCTTTCCAAAGTCTGCCGCTGATCGCACCTCGACGAACCCATCCGTAGGGCACGAACGACGCCCGTTCAACCCGAGCGCCTCCCGATGAGCCCGATCGGCCCCCCGCGTCCGGTTCATCGAGCGCTCCTAGAGACGTGCAGGCGGATTTCGGCGAACGGCGTCAGTGAAGGGTGGCGACCGAAGTGCGGTAGAGGACTTCCTCGGCGCGCTCCCATGACCAGCCGTTCTCCACCACGAGCGTTCGCCAGCCGGTGGGACCGAACCAGTACCAGAGGAGGTCGGCCGTCTCCTGCACCGAGTGGGTGGGCGGCGGAGTCAGGTGGTGCAGGTGCTGGGCGGTCGCGCGGAGGGCGTCCCGGTACGCCGCGGTCGCGCGCTCCCACAGGGCCTCGCCGTTCTCATGCACGGGCAGCGCCTTGCGGATCGCTTCGTGCACGGCGAACTGCCCCTCGTTGCCCATCCGCGTGCCGTGGGCCAGGGCTTTCAGAACCGACTCCGGTGTCCGCAGGGCGAGCAGGTCCTCCATGGCCTGCTCGTAACCAGAGGCGATCACACCCTGGTCGACGATCCGGTTCAGGATGTCGCTCTTGCTCCCGACACTCGCGAAGACGGTCTTCGAGGCGACGCCTGCCGCCGAAGCGATGTCGGCGACGGTCACGCGACCGTAGCCGTGCTCGGCGAACAGTTCCGTGGCCTGACCGAGGATCAGTGCCCGCGTCCGTGCGGCGGCCTGCTCGCGCAGCGGGGAGACGTAGCGGCGCTTGGACGGCATGGCGTCATCCTAAGGCGTGAATTCATTAGGCGTGCTATAACCTCAATATTCGTCGGCGGGCCTCGTGCTCGACCCGGGCTACGACCGCGCCGCCCGTCCCCCTCGGACCGGTCGGTGCCTCACTCCTCAGAGCGCACACCCGTCGAAAAGGATCAACGCAATGGGCATGGATGCCACGGACCTGGCCCACGGACTCTTCCGGGTCCTCGAGACAGGCGATCCGGCACTGGCCGCCGAGGTGGTGCACGAGGACTTCCACAACCGCGAGGCAGCCGTGTCACCCGCGGCCTGTGCACTCCCCGGACCCGCAGGCGTCCTTGCCTCCGGCGCATGGATGCGCTTCGCCTTCAGCGACCTGACCTTCCCCGTCCTCGGCATCGCCCGCAACGACGAGCAGGTCTGGGTACGGCTTCGCATGCAGGGCCGCCACACAGGTCCCTTCGTCCGCTTCCGTGACGGCGCTCTCGACCAGGCCATACCCCCCACCGGGCGTGACATCGACTTCGAACAGATCCACGTGCTCGAACTCCGCGACGGCAAAGTGGTCGGGCACGAAGCCGTGCGCGACGACATCACCATGCTCGGCCAGCTCGGCGTCTTCCCGCCCGCTCCGGCCACCGCGCTGCGCATGGTCGCCTGGCGGGTGACCGGAAGGGCCACGCGCGCCGCGACCGACGTCACGGCGCAAGCCGTCGAGGCAGCCGGCCGCCCGCAGGACAGGGGACCAAGCCACTGAGCCTCCTCAGCGCCCTGGCAGGCCAGGCTCCACCGGGATGACACGGAGAACGTTCACGCAACCACCCGACGACCGTGCCATCCCGCCCACACCGCGCCTGCAGTGGGGTGGGCGGCCGGACCCCGGCCGCCCGACCGACCCCGACCATTCGTCGGCGTCCCCCCGACCAACCCGCCCCCTCTCCGACGGGAATATCCGACAATGATTTAGCACTCAACAATATGGACCTGATCGCCGACCGTATGGGAGGCTCGCATGGGCACCACCGCCGAGATCGGGGATGGAACTATGTCTGAGCTGGGGCTCCTCGACACCGGTGGCATCCTGCGCCAGGCGTGGGTCGCCCCGGACCGGACGAGCTCGGGTCTGGGCTGGGAGCACGCGTATCTGTCCACCCAGCGGGAAACGCCGTACCACTCGACCTTCGACAGTGCCCCCACTCATCTGCTGATCCTCCACCTCAGTGGCCCGGTGACCGTCCGACGCCGGTCCGGCCGGTCGATGCGAGCCCAGCGGATTCCGGCAGGGGGGCTCTTTGTCCACCCGGCAGGTCGCGCGCTGGATGTCGAACTCCAGGGGGGCCTCGACACCGTCCACCTCTATCTCAGCGACTCGGCCCTCCAGGAAGCGCACGGCGGCCGTGGGGCGGTGGAACTCGCCGAGGAACTGGGCAGCTCGGATCCCCTGATCGAGCAGGTCATGCTGGCTCTGGACGGCGTCGTGCGGCAGTGGGAGCCCTCCGCGCGCACCTACGTCGATCACCTCGTCGGCATGCTCGCCGCGCAGCTCGCCCACGCGCACACAGCCGGTCGGCCCGCGGCCCCGCCCGGCGCGATGTCGGGACTGACCTCCCAGCAGCTCGTGTCCGCACGGGAATTGATGGAGCAACACATCTCCGACCCGCTGCGCGTCTCCGATCTGGCCGCCGCCACCGGGCTGAGCGCGAGCCAGTTCAGTCGGCAGTTCAGAACCAGCACCGGAAAATCTCCGCACCAGTTCCTGTTGCAACTACGGCTGGACCACGCACGCCGGATGCTGCGCACCACGGTCCTGCCCATCCCCGACGTGGCCGTCCACTGCGGCTTCTCCCATCAGGAACACCTGACGCGCGTGATGCGCGCCAAACTCGGCACGACCCCCGCCGCGGTCCGACGCGCGGGCTGACACCGCGTTCCGCGGCCCGCCCCGCCCGCCCCTCTCCTCCGGCGCACCACAGGCACCGCATCCGCCCCGCGCCCCCGCCAGAGCCACGCACCGCGCCGATCCTGCAGAAACACGCTCGAAACGTGCAGGAGTCCGAGCGCCCGCCGTCCCCACACTCAGAGTCAGAAATTCAGGGACCCACGGCAACGCGAAGGCGGACCCCCATGAGGAATTTCGTATATACCTCCCATCCCTCGCGGATCGTCTTCGGCACCGGAACGGTCGGCCAGGTCCGCGAGGAGGTCGAGCGACTCGGCTGTTCCCGAGTCCTCCTCCTGTCCACTCCGTCGGTGGCCAAGGCCGCCGCCCGGGTCCGCGATGTCCTCGGTGACGTCATCGTGGCGGAGTTCGACGGTGCCACCATGCACACTCCGGTCGACGTGACCGAACGGGCCCTCGACCTCCTTCGGGAACACTCCGCCGACTGCCTGGTGGCCGTCGGCGGCGGTTCCACCACGGGGCTGGCCAAGGCGCTCGCGCTCCGCACCGATCTGCCGCAGCTGATCCTTCCCACCACCTACGCGGGTTCCGAGGTCACCCCCGTCCTCGGCGAGACACAGGACGGACGCAAGACCACGGTGGCCTCCCCCGCGATCCTGCCCGAGACCGTCGTGTACGACGTCGAGTTCACCCTCGGCCTGCCGGTGGGCCTGTCGGTCACCAGCGCGGTCAACGCCATGGCACACGCCGTGGAAGCCCTGTACGCGCCACAGGCGAACCCCGTCATCGACGCCATGGCGCTCGATGCGATCGCGCTGAGCGCCCGCGCCCTGCCGGCTCTCGTGGCCGAGCCGTCCGACACCGCGGCACGCGCCGACCTCCTGCGTGCCGCGTGGCTGGCCGGTACCTGCCTCGGCTCCGTCGGTATGGGCCTGCATCACAAGCTGTGCCACACGCTGGGGGGTGCGTTCGACTTGGCGCACGCCGCGACGCACACCGTGATCCTGCCGCACGCGATGGCCTACAACGCCCCGGCCGCTCGGGACGCCATGAGCCGCATCGCCGACGCACTCGGCGTACCGGACGCTCCGAGCGGGATGTTCGACCTGATCACCTCGCTCGGGGGCCCCACCGCGCTGCGCGAGCTGGGCATGGCGGAGGCGGATCTGCCGCAGGCCGCGCGGCTGGCGGTCGCCACGCCGTACCCCAACCCCCGTGAGCTGACGCCCACGGGAATCGAGAGCCTGTTGCGCGATGCCTGGCAGGGCCGCCGTCCCGCGGTTCCCGCGGAGCCGACTCCGGCTCCGCGAACCCCTGGGCTGTCGGCCCCCGCGGCGCACGCAGTGGCTTCGGATGTGGAGCGCCTGACCGCCCAGGTGGTGGAGAGCTTCGCGGACGCACCCGATCCGCGGAGCAGGCAGCTGCTCAGCGACCTGGTACGGCACCTGCACCACTTCGTGACGAGCAATGACGTCACCGAATCCGAGTGGGAGCAGGCCATCGACTTCCTGACCCGTACCGGACAGATCTCCACCAGCACCCGCCAGGAGTTCGTGCTGCTGTCCGACACACTCGGTGTCTCCAGCATCGTCGACCTGCTCACCCACTCACGCACCCCGCAGACCACACCGTCAGCGGTCCTCGGCCCCTTCTACACGGACGGACCGCCGGAAACCGCACAGGGCGGCGACATCTCACAGGGGGTGGCCGGCA is a window of Streptomyces sp. NBC_00271 DNA encoding:
- a CDS encoding helix-turn-helix domain-containing protein; the encoded protein is MSELGLLDTGGILRQAWVAPDRTSSGLGWEHAYLSTQRETPYHSTFDSAPTHLLILHLSGPVTVRRRSGRSMRAQRIPAGGLFVHPAGRALDVELQGGLDTVHLYLSDSALQEAHGGRGAVELAEELGSSDPLIEQVMLALDGVVRQWEPSARTYVDHLVGMLAAQLAHAHTAGRPAAPPGAMSGLTSQQLVSARELMEQHISDPLRVSDLAAATGLSASQFSRQFRTSTGKSPHQFLLQLRLDHARRMLRTTVLPIPDVAVHCGFSHQEHLTRVMRAKLGTTPAAVRRAG
- a CDS encoding maleylacetate reductase and hydroxyquinol 1,2-dioxygenase domain-containing protein, which translates into the protein MRNFVYTSHPSRIVFGTGTVGQVREEVERLGCSRVLLLSTPSVAKAAARVRDVLGDVIVAEFDGATMHTPVDVTERALDLLREHSADCLVAVGGGSTTGLAKALALRTDLPQLILPTTYAGSEVTPVLGETQDGRKTTVASPAILPETVVYDVEFTLGLPVGLSVTSAVNAMAHAVEALYAPQANPVIDAMALDAIALSARALPALVAEPSDTAARADLLRAAWLAGTCLGSVGMGLHHKLCHTLGGAFDLAHAATHTVILPHAMAYNAPAARDAMSRIADALGVPDAPSGMFDLITSLGGPTALRELGMAEADLPQAARLAVATPYPNPRELTPTGIESLLRDAWQGRRPAVPAEPTPAPRTPGLSAPAAHAVASDVERLTAQVVESFADAPDPRSRQLLSDLVRHLHHFVTSNDVTESEWEQAIDFLTRTGQISTSTRQEFVLLSDTLGVSSIVDLLTHSRTPQTTPSAVLGPFYTDGPPETAQGGDISQGVAGTPLWADILITDTDGRPVPDAVTDVWQANKDGFYDVQLPELDGPVLRGRLRTDEQGRLRFWTTLPAEYPIPDDGPVGQLLQAVERHPYRAPHLHFMISAAGHQRLITQLFVKGGHYIDSDTVFGVKEGLIVDFTPRIGPTPDGRAVDGEWRNLQFTFRIARLADGPAH
- a CDS encoding ester cyclase, which gives rise to MGMDATDLAHGLFRVLETGDPALAAEVVHEDFHNREAAVSPAACALPGPAGVLASGAWMRFAFSDLTFPVLGIARNDEQVWVRLRMQGRHTGPFVRFRDGALDQAIPPTGRDIDFEQIHVLELRDGKVVGHEAVRDDITMLGQLGVFPPAPATALRMVAWRVTGRATRAATDVTAQAVEAAGRPQDRGPSH
- a CDS encoding TetR/AcrR family transcriptional regulator, with amino-acid sequence MPSKRRYVSPLREQAAARTRALILGQATELFAEHGYGRVTVADIASAAGVASKTVFASVGSKSDILNRIVDQGVIASGYEQAMEDLLALRTPESVLKALAHGTRMGNEGQFAVHEAIRKALPVHENGEALWERATAAYRDALRATAQHLHHLTPPPTHSVQETADLLWYWFGPTGWRTLVVENGWSWERAEEVLYRTSVATLH
- a CDS encoding organic hydroperoxide resistance protein, with the translated sequence MARVLYTAEATVTGGRVSGHGRTQDGVLDVQLRVPKEMGGDGGGTNPEQLFAVGYAACFEGALGVVGRRERVETGDASIESRVSLLPTEDRGFALAVELHVTLPQISDPEQAAQIVAAAHQVCPYSNATRGNIDVALTANGHKVDSGVGD